From the genome of Nakamurella flavida:
CACGGCGAACGGCCACACCAGGACGCGCAGCGGCGCGGAGTAGAAGACGCCGTAGCAGACCGCGACCACCCCGGCGGCGGCCGCGTCGACCAGCAGCGGCACGTCCCGGCCGGCCGGCTCCAGGACGAGCTGCGCGCCGCCCAGGGTGAGCCCGACCAGCAGGCCCGCCCCGATCGCGATCAGGGTGAGGGTGGCGAAGGCCAACCGGGCGATGCCCAGCGGGATGCGCAGGCGGGCCAGGTCGAACGATCCGTTCAGCAGGTGCGGGCCGGGGACCAGGACCATGCACGGGCAGACCGCGGCCAGCCGCAGCGGTGAGCTGAGGTCGAGCTGCACCGCGGCCGCGCCGATCAGCCCGGCGAGCAGCGCCGCCGCACCGACCTGGGTGAAGTTCGACCCGCCCCTCCGGGCGATGGCCCGGCGCAGCAGTCCGGCGCCGCCGGCGGCGACCGCGATGAGGCCGACGGCCTGCCAGTGGTCGACACCGAAGATCACCGCCAGGCAGACCGCCCCGACCGCGCAGGCCGCGGCGAACAGTGCGGTGTTGGCCGGCGGCAGGGCACGGGCGCGGGAGACGGCGGTCAGCGTCTGTGCCGCGGTCCGCCGGCCCGCGGCGAAGTCCTCGACCGCCCGATCGACGGCCATGACCCGGTTCATGCCCACCGTGGTGGGGGCGGCGGCGAACTCCCGGCGGGCGACCCGGCCGGACCGATCGGTGTACTGCACGGTGCAGGTGGTCCAGTC
Proteins encoded in this window:
- a CDS encoding threonine/serine exporter family protein, which gives rise to MEVRRGTGRAAPPSDPPVAPVDPVAAVAAGATSPGADITGTTADTGADLVAAVAAALLADGAETDKVVERAGQIARAAGGRVELRLDWTTCTVQYTDRSGRVARREFAAAPTTVGMNRVMAVDRAVEDFAAGRRTAAQTLTAVSRARALPPANTALFAAACAVGAVCLAVIFGVDHWQAVGLIAVAAGGAGLLRRAIARRGGSNFTQVGAAALLAGLIGAAAVQLDLSSPLRLAAVCPCMVLVPGPHLLNGSFDLARLRIPLGIARLAFATLTLIAIGAGLLVGLTLGGAQLVLEPAGRDVPLLVDAAAAGVVAVCYGVFYSAPLRVLVWPFAVGAAVHALRWVALTHWHLQSAVAAGLACLVAGLILLPVVRRYRIPFSAIGFASVVSLMPGLLVFRTLAALAMLQDADAAGAPALIRSAVDDATVAGLTVLAMALGFLVAVAVHRAVATRPARPVTP